Proteins from one Candidatus Eremiobacteraceae bacterium genomic window:
- the ligD gene encoding non-homologous end-joining DNA ligase, whose protein sequence is MAAAKIPIIKQPMLPTLVEAPFDDDAWLFELKWDGIRAICTVSAAGAHRLVSRNGLPLNAKFPELEGLSEDFRGAPLVIDGEIVSLDAKGRSSFQRLQRRFKPARGAKGESGRIVYAVFDLLFDGRRDLRSTPLESRKKALERVIRPGATRVMYSKHVIGEGKRLFAQAQRQALEGIVAKRRDSTYQERRSRDWLKIKTHLEQEFVIGGWTDPQGARAEFGALLLGVYQKGALVFCGAVGTGFDGASLKAVMAKLKPLATARCPFDPPPPPPLPKTSHWVRPKLVAEVKFGEWTD, encoded by the coding sequence GTGGCCGCTGCGAAGATCCCCATCATCAAGCAGCCGATGCTGCCCACCCTCGTGGAAGCCCCCTTCGACGACGATGCGTGGCTGTTCGAGTTGAAGTGGGATGGCATCCGCGCCATCTGCACGGTCAGCGCGGCGGGCGCCCACCGCTTGGTCTCGCGCAACGGGCTGCCGCTCAACGCCAAGTTTCCAGAATTGGAAGGATTGAGCGAGGATTTCCGGGGCGCGCCGCTGGTCATCGACGGCGAAATCGTCAGCCTCGACGCCAAAGGGCGCTCGTCGTTCCAACGCCTCCAGCGCAGGTTCAAACCCGCGCGCGGCGCCAAGGGCGAAAGCGGGCGCATCGTCTACGCCGTTTTCGACCTGCTCTTCGACGGCCGTCGCGACCTGCGATCGACGCCGCTCGAGAGCCGGAAAAAAGCGCTCGAGCGGGTCATCAGACCAGGGGCCACGCGGGTGATGTACTCCAAGCACGTCATCGGCGAAGGGAAGCGGCTGTTCGCGCAGGCGCAGCGTCAAGCGCTCGAAGGCATCGTCGCCAAGCGCCGGGATTCGACGTATCAGGAACGCCGGTCGCGCGACTGGCTCAAGATCAAGACGCACCTCGAACAAGAATTCGTCATCGGCGGTTGGACCGACCCGCAGGGCGCCCGCGCGGAGTTCGGCGCGTTGCTGCTCGGGGTATACCAAAAAGGTGCGCTGGTCTTTTGCGGCGCCGTCGGCACGGGTTTCGATGGCGCGTCGCTCAAGGCGGTCATGGCCAAACTCAAACCGCTGGCGACGGCGCGCTGTCCGTTCGATCCGCCGCCACCGCCGCCGCTGCCGAAGACGAGCCACTGGGTCCGGCCGAAACTCGTCGCCGAAGTGAAGTTCGGCGAGTGGACCGACGA